The bacterium genome contains a region encoding:
- a CDS encoding zinc-binding dehydrogenase, producing the protein MSKFSDFRTGEGPLNEFQQVWHLYGQGLDKLQQDPQTMPSYGPDELLARIDACGLCFSDVKVIRQGGAHPRLFSRDLEHDPVILGHEVALTIVGVGANMADQYAIGQRFVVQAEIYYQGKNLAFGYMLPGGLEQYVTLSNEVLRGDDGCYLIPVHADTGYAEAALAEPWACVVRAYRDTRRKSLKPGGKAWVIGTAEGEKLSYGMSDLDTSALPAEIVLTNCPASFAQTIKTIASVTSIKVTTADGADLPAIAAAQAPDGFDEIFVLGADVAVVQAVAPLLGKEGVMTLVTEGALDQMIEIDVGRVHYDALQYAATSPGRPLGGYKAPRPLKLQQDGQCWICGAGGPMGQMHVQLAIEASDGPRTVVCTDIDTERLSRIPIRFGEAAQRRGCKLVLLNPKELGDQFEAELNKIAPEGFDDVVCLVPVPAIISQCSRFVGKRGVYNIFAGVGRGTMAQMDMNKVIANNARWFGSSGSFIDDLKMTLTLAEKGELSPNMAVAAVGGIEAVQDGLTAVSESAMPGKIVIYPHIAHLPLTTLPQLHQKMPAVAAKLGPDDTWTREAEEALLEELL; encoded by the coding sequence ATGTCCAAGTTCTCTGATTTCCGCACGGGCGAGGGCCCGCTCAACGAGTTCCAGCAGGTCTGGCACCTGTATGGCCAGGGCCTCGACAAGCTGCAGCAGGACCCGCAGACGATGCCCTCCTACGGGCCGGATGAGCTGCTGGCGCGCATTGATGCCTGCGGCCTGTGTTTCTCGGATGTCAAGGTCATCCGGCAGGGCGGCGCGCACCCGCGGCTGTTTAGCCGCGACCTGGAGCATGACCCGGTCATCCTCGGGCACGAAGTGGCCCTGACGATCGTCGGCGTGGGCGCGAACATGGCGGACCAGTACGCGATCGGCCAGCGCTTCGTCGTGCAGGCCGAGATCTACTACCAGGGCAAGAACCTGGCGTTCGGGTATATGCTGCCGGGCGGACTCGAGCAGTATGTCACGCTGTCCAATGAGGTCCTGCGCGGCGACGACGGGTGCTACCTGATCCCCGTGCACGCCGACACGGGCTATGCCGAGGCGGCGCTGGCCGAGCCGTGGGCCTGCGTGGTGCGGGCCTATCGCGATACCCGGCGCAAGAGCCTCAAGCCCGGCGGGAAGGCCTGGGTCATCGGCACCGCCGAGGGTGAGAAGCTGAGCTATGGGATGAGCGATTTGGACACGTCCGCGCTGCCGGCGGAGATCGTGCTGACCAATTGCCCGGCGTCCTTCGCCCAGACCATCAAGACCATTGCCAGCGTCACGAGCATCAAGGTCACGACCGCTGACGGCGCGGACCTGCCGGCCATCGCCGCGGCGCAGGCCCCCGACGGCTTTGACGAGATCTTCGTCCTGGGCGCGGACGTCGCGGTCGTCCAGGCAGTGGCCCCGTTGCTGGGCAAGGAGGGCGTGATGACCCTCGTCACCGAGGGCGCCCTCGACCAGATGATCGAGATTGACGTGGGCCGCGTGCACTATGACGCGCTGCAGTATGCGGCGACGAGCCCGGGCCGGCCGCTGGGCGGCTACAAGGCGCCGCGTCCGCTGAAGCTGCAGCAGGACGGCCAGTGCTGGATCTGCGGGGCTGGCGGGCCGATGGGCCAGATGCACGTGCAGCTCGCCATCGAGGCCTCCGATGGGCCGCGCACAGTCGTATGCACGGACATTGACACCGAGCGCCTCAGCCGCATCCCCATCCGCTTTGGCGAAGCTGCCCAGCGACGCGGCTGCAAGCTCGTGCTGCTCAACCCCAAGGAACTCGGCGACCAGTTTGAGGCCGAGCTGAACAAGATCGCGCCTGAGGGCTTCGACGATGTGGTCTGCCTGGTGCCTGTCCCGGCGATCATCAGCCAGTGCAGCCGCTTCGTGGGCAAGCGCGGGGTCTACAACATCTTCGCCGGCGTCGGCCGCGGCACGATGGCCCAGATGGACATGAACAAGGTCATCGCCAACAACGCTCGCTGGTTCGGGTCCAGCGGCTCGTTCATTGACGACCTGAAGATGACCCTGACGCTGGCCGAAAAGGGCGAGTTGTCGCCCAACATGGCCGTGGCGGCGGTCGGTGGGATCGAGGCCGTGCAGGACGGCCTGACCGCCGTGTCCGAGAGCGCCATGCCTGGTAAGATCGTCATCTACCCGCACATCGCGCACCTCCCGCTGACGACGCTGCCGCAGTTGCATCAGAAGATGCCGGCCGTGGCCGCGAAGCTGGGCCCCGACGACACATGGACCCGCGAAGCGGAGGAGGCGTTGCTGGAGGAGTTGCTGTAG
- a CDS encoding copper amine oxidase N-terminal domain-containing protein, with protein sequence MGRRLVLLMAVLVVTSSMAMAQEWIQNPAGYMEISIQRVEEGSRLLIQMRPIFEALDWVVDWAAGSQTITATHQSGQYRMTMQIDNHLVLVNGEQFNLDVPPRLIYGSTFVPLRFVAEVTDCQVDYMVSDVKITGQDGTVLVVHLIED encoded by the coding sequence ATGGGACGCAGGCTGGTGTTGCTGATGGCCGTCCTGGTGGTCACGAGCAGTATGGCGATGGCCCAGGAGTGGATTCAGAACCCCGCGGGTTACATGGAGATCTCCATCCAGCGGGTGGAGGAGGGATCGCGCCTGCTGATCCAGATGCGTCCCATCTTCGAGGCGCTCGACTGGGTCGTGGACTGGGCGGCCGGCAGCCAGACGATCACCGCCACCCACCAGAGCGGCCAGTACCGCATGACCATGCAGATTGACAACCATCTGGTGCTCGTTAATGGCGAGCAGTTCAACCTCGACGTGCCGCCGCGCCTGATCTACGGCAGCACCTTTGTGCCGCTGCGCTTCGTGGCCGAGGTGACCGACTGCCAGGTAGACTACATGGTGAGTGATGTGAAGATCACCGGGCAGGACGGGACGGTGCTGGTGGTGCACCTGATTGAGGACTGA
- the srlD gene encoding sorbitol-6-phosphate dehydrogenase, whose translation MSEPKLAGKFALVTGGAQGLGAALSERLAKEGANVAVLDLNGEGAQAVATKLAADYGVKTLGVGCDITDEASVAAAFEQVRSAFGRLDLCISNAGILISGPIADFDVAKWHKVVEVNLVGYMIIAKYTAQIMIPQGSGVIVQINSKSGKKGSNKNSAYAASKFGGIGLTQSLALELAEYGIRVNALCPGNLLDSPLWQDSLYEQYAKRWGLTVEEVRQKYVDQVPLRRGCVYEDVANAMVFLCLDDSSYITGQALNVDGGQTMH comes from the coding sequence ATGTCTGAACCGAAACTAGCAGGGAAGTTCGCACTCGTCACCGGTGGCGCGCAGGGCCTGGGGGCGGCGCTGTCGGAGCGTTTGGCCAAAGAGGGCGCGAATGTGGCCGTCCTCGACCTCAACGGCGAGGGCGCGCAGGCAGTAGCCACGAAGCTGGCAGCCGACTACGGCGTCAAGACGCTCGGGGTCGGCTGCGACATCACTGACGAGGCCAGCGTGGCGGCGGCGTTCGAGCAAGTCAGGAGTGCGTTCGGCCGCCTCGACCTGTGCATCAGCAATGCCGGGATCCTCATCTCGGGGCCGATCGCGGACTTCGATGTCGCCAAGTGGCACAAGGTCGTCGAGGTCAACCTCGTCGGCTACATGATCATTGCCAAGTACACGGCGCAGATCATGATCCCGCAGGGCTCTGGCGTCATCGTGCAGATCAACAGCAAGTCGGGCAAGAAGGGCAGCAACAAGAACAGCGCATACGCCGCCAGCAAGTTCGGCGGCATCGGCCTGACCCAGTCGCTGGCCCTGGAACTGGCCGAGTATGGCATCCGCGTGAACGCCCTGTGCCCGGGCAACCTGCTGGACTCGCCGCTGTGGCAGGACAGCCTGTACGAGCAGTACGCCAAGCGCTGGGGCCTCACCGTCGAGGAAGTGCGCCAGAAGTACGTGGATCAGGTGCCGCTCAGGCGCGGGTGTGTGTACGAGGATGTCGCCAACGCGATGGTCTTCCTGTGCCTGGACGACAGCTCGTACATCACCGGCCAGGCGCTGAACGTGGACGGCGGGCAGACGATGCATTGA